From Frankiales bacterium, a single genomic window includes:
- a CDS encoding DUF3159 domain-containing protein, translating into MTADAVPAGHEPERHPEHPHDHHLAEAFSGGAGEGTGRPGDATTEQLMADAIGGWRGLVDSSVPGALFLVVYVLDGNVLGPALWAAVGSGAVLAVLRLVRRESLQQVLSGFIGIAFCAWLASRSGRAEDFYLPGLLINLVYGLALGISALVGHPLLGYAVGAATGDITGWRAVPEQRRAYALATWSFVAVYLSRLVIQVPLYLAGAVGPLGVAKLALGWPLFALAGLFSWRLIRKARAEAPVPERADDALAREGAAGD; encoded by the coding sequence ATGACGGCGGACGCGGTGCCGGCCGGCCACGAGCCGGAGCGCCATCCTGAGCACCCCCACGACCACCACCTGGCGGAGGCGTTCAGCGGCGGCGCCGGGGAGGGCACCGGGCGGCCGGGCGACGCCACCACCGAGCAGCTCATGGCCGACGCCATCGGCGGCTGGCGCGGGCTGGTCGACTCCAGCGTGCCGGGCGCGCTCTTCCTCGTGGTCTACGTCCTGGACGGCAACGTGCTCGGCCCGGCGCTATGGGCGGCGGTGGGCTCGGGCGCGGTGCTCGCGGTGCTGCGCCTGGTGCGCCGCGAGTCGCTCCAGCAGGTGCTCTCCGGGTTCATCGGGATCGCCTTCTGCGCGTGGCTGGCCTCGCGCTCCGGGCGGGCCGAGGACTTCTACCTGCCCGGGCTGCTCATCAACCTGGTCTACGGGCTCGCGCTCGGGATCTCGGCTCTGGTGGGCCACCCGCTGCTCGGCTACGCCGTGGGCGCGGCCACCGGCGACATCACCGGCTGGCGCGCGGTGCCCGAGCAGCGGCGCGCCTACGCGCTGGCGACGTGGTCGTTCGTGGCGGTCTACCTGTCCCGGCTCGTGATCCAGGTGCCGCTCTACCTCGCCGGAGCGGTGGGGCCGCTCGGCGTCGCCAAGCTCGCGCTCGGCTGGCCGCTGTTCGCGCTGGCCGGGCTGTTCTCCTGGCGGCTCATCCGCAAGGCGCGGGCCGAGGCTCCGGTGCCGGAGCGCGCCGACGACGCGCTCGCCCGCGAGGGCGCGGCGGGCGACTGA
- a CDS encoding PaaI family thioesterase: MLPTTPPPDAVVPERSPAAPAPGEPIPSHYTRCYGCGVDHGSGLHLALVAGEGLSLHGTFTVTDQHQGAPGLAHGGLLTTALDDALGALNWLLSAPAVTARLEVDFRRPVPVGTTLHLRTDVVGVKGRKVFTRAVGRIGAADGPVAVTAAAMFIQVPVEHFTAHGRPEDVEQAREDRAVRSSLRNLEVNP, encoded by the coding sequence ACCGGACGCCGTCGTGCCCGAGCGCAGCCCGGCCGCGCCGGCGCCCGGCGAGCCGATCCCGAGCCACTACACCCGCTGCTACGGCTGCGGCGTGGACCACGGCAGCGGGCTGCACCTGGCGCTGGTGGCGGGCGAGGGCCTCAGCCTGCACGGCACGTTCACGGTGACCGACCAGCACCAGGGCGCCCCGGGCCTGGCCCACGGCGGGCTGCTCACCACCGCCCTCGACGACGCGCTGGGCGCGCTCAACTGGCTGCTCTCGGCCCCGGCGGTCACCGCGCGGCTCGAGGTGGACTTCCGCCGCCCGGTGCCGGTCGGCACCACGCTGCACCTGCGCACCGACGTCGTGGGGGTCAAGGGGCGCAAGGTCTTCACCCGCGCGGTGGGCCGGATCGGCGCGGCCGACGGGCCGGTGGCCGTCACCGCGGCCGCGATGTTCATCCAGGTGCCGGTCGAGCACTTCACCGCCCACGGCCGCCCGGAGGACGTGGAGCAGGCGCGCGAGGACCGCGCCGTGCGCAGCAGCCTGCGCAACCTCGAGGTCAACCCGTGA
- a CDS encoding alpha/beta hydrolase, which translates to MTGIALLVHGAGSCPATAARLLGPAVPAGAAVVEVDARGHVEDVVARLADHAAHAHVVLAAGVSLGAHAVALWAARGGRADSLVLAMPAWTGPAGPVAGLTAATAAEVRARGSAAVLAGLRAAAAGDWVVDELARGWAEYDDDALAAALEAAAASPGPTLDELGGVDVPAAVVALADDPLHPAEVAAAWAAALPHAALTVVARGAPGPDRGALGRAARAALGRLSASR; encoded by the coding sequence GTGACGGGCATCGCACTCCTCGTCCACGGTGCGGGCTCCTGCCCGGCCACGGCCGCCCGGCTGCTCGGCCCGGCCGTGCCCGCAGGAGCGGCGGTCGTGGAGGTCGACGCGCGCGGGCACGTCGAGGACGTCGTCGCCCGCCTCGCCGACCATGCGGCCCACGCGCACGTCGTGCTGGCGGCGGGGGTCTCGCTCGGCGCCCACGCCGTGGCCCTGTGGGCCGCCCGCGGCGGGCGGGCCGACTCGCTCGTGCTCGCGATGCCGGCCTGGACCGGCCCGGCAGGCCCCGTCGCGGGGCTCACCGCCGCCACGGCGGCCGAGGTGCGGGCGCGCGGGTCGGCCGCGGTGCTGGCCGGGCTGCGCGCCGCCGCGGCCGGCGACTGGGTGGTGGACGAGCTGGCCCGCGGCTGGGCCGAGTACGACGACGACGCGCTCGCCGCGGCGCTCGAGGCCGCGGCGGCCAGCCCCGGACCCACCCTCGACGAGCTGGGCGGCGTCGACGTGCCCGCCGCGGTGGTCGCGCTGGCCGACGACCCGCTGCACCCGGCGGAGGTGGCGGCCGCCTGGGCCGCGGCGCTGCCGCACGCCGCCCTGACCGTCGTGGCGCGCGGCGCTCCCGGTCCGGACCGCGGCGCCCTCGGCCGTGCCGCGCGCGCGGCGCTGGGGCGGCTCAGCGCGTCTCGGTGA
- a CDS encoding dUTP diphosphatase, translating into MTPRPPHAVDVLVHRIDPDLPLPSYAHPGDAGLDLVTRVAAVVAPGERVLLPTGVAIALPEGYAAFVHPRSGLAVRYGVSLVNAPGTIDAGYRGEIAVSVVNLDPREPVTFDRGDRVAQLVVQRVEHAVLHEVESLPGSDRGAGGFGSSGR; encoded by the coding sequence GTGACGCCGCGGCCGCCGCACGCCGTCGACGTCCTGGTCCACCGCATCGACCCGGACCTGCCGCTGCCGTCCTACGCCCACCCCGGCGACGCGGGCCTCGACCTCGTGACGCGCGTGGCCGCCGTGGTCGCCCCCGGCGAGCGCGTGCTGCTGCCCACCGGCGTCGCGATCGCCCTCCCGGAGGGCTACGCCGCGTTCGTGCACCCGCGCTCCGGCCTCGCCGTGCGCTACGGCGTCTCCCTGGTGAACGCCCCGGGCACGATCGACGCCGGCTACCGGGGGGAGATCGCCGTGTCCGTGGTGAACCTCGACCCGCGCGAGCCGGTCACCTTCGACCGTGGCGACCGGGTCGCCCAGCTCGTCGTCCAGCGCGTCGAGCACGCCGTGCTGCACGAGGTCGAGTCCCTGCCCGGCTCCGACCGCGGTGCGGGTGGCTTCGGCTCGTCGGGCCGCTAG
- a CDS encoding DUF3710 domain-containing protein, translating into MVFRRRRRDPSDADQPDIDDVGPGAGDEDDADDGADAGTQADTSAAADRSGGPFDVSEVDDDGITRLDLGGLRVPGVEGMELRLDLDETAERVMSVTVVDGRSGMQLMAFAAPRTQGIWDDVREEIRANLAAGGTVDVVNGPFGPEVRSTVVAEGPQGQSQMQPVRFVGIDGPRWFLRALFTGAAARDAAAAEVLEQVLRATVVVRGVEAMAPGDQLPLQVPEQVPEGMARQGAEGQERPPLSMPERGPEITETR; encoded by the coding sequence CTGGTGTTCCGTCGCCGCCGTCGCGATCCGTCCGACGCCGACCAGCCCGACATCGACGACGTCGGCCCCGGGGCCGGCGACGAGGACGACGCCGACGACGGCGCCGACGCCGGGACCCAGGCCGACACGTCCGCCGCGGCGGACCGAAGCGGCGGGCCGTTCGACGTCTCCGAGGTCGACGACGACGGCATCACGCGGCTCGACCTCGGCGGCCTGCGGGTGCCCGGTGTCGAGGGGATGGAGCTGCGCCTCGACCTCGACGAGACCGCCGAGCGGGTGATGTCCGTGACGGTCGTCGACGGCCGTTCGGGCATGCAGCTCATGGCCTTCGCCGCGCCGCGCACGCAGGGCATCTGGGACGACGTGCGCGAGGAGATCCGCGCCAACCTCGCCGCCGGCGGCACCGTGGACGTCGTCAACGGGCCGTTCGGACCGGAGGTGCGCTCCACCGTCGTGGCCGAGGGGCCGCAGGGCCAGTCGCAGATGCAGCCGGTGCGGTTCGTCGGCATCGACGGCCCGCGGTGGTTCCTGCGCGCGCTGTTCACCGGCGCCGCCGCGCGCGACGCCGCCGCCGCCGAGGTGCTCGAGCAGGTGCTGCGCGCCACGGTCGTGGTGCGCGGGGTCGAGGCCATGGCGCCGGGCGACCAGCTCCCGCTCCAGGTGCCCGAGCAGGTGCCCGAGGGCATGGCCCGTCAGGGCGCCGAGGGGCAGGAGCGCCCGCCGCTGTCGATGCCCGAGCGCGGGCCGGAGATCACCGAGACGCGCTGA
- a CDS encoding DNA-binding protein, which produces MSTDTAGRGRLARIARTQSELDADRLEDEATAQGATHIRDCQGGLVTTVTGRLRSVTLRPVAKAPAVEAELWDGTGRLTLLFLGRRRIPGITPGRHLVVHGRPIVRDGERAMVNPRYELLPTVTD; this is translated from the coding sequence ATGAGCACGGACACCGCGGGGCGCGGGCGGCTGGCGCGCATCGCGCGCACCCAGTCGGAGCTCGACGCCGACCGGCTCGAGGACGAGGCCACCGCGCAGGGCGCGACGCACATCCGCGACTGCCAGGGCGGCCTCGTCACCACGGTCACCGGCCGCCTGCGGTCGGTCACCCTGCGCCCGGTGGCCAAGGCGCCCGCCGTCGAGGCGGAGCTGTGGGACGGCACCGGCCGGCTCACGCTGCTGTTCCTCGGCCGCCGGCGCATCCCGGGCATCACGCCGGGCCGCCACCTGGTCGTGCACGGCCGTCCCATCGTGCGCGACGGCGAGCGGGCCATGGTGAACCCGCGCTACGAGCTGCTCCCCACCGTGACGGACTGA